The following are encoded together in the uncultured Fusobacterium sp. genome:
- a CDS encoding response regulator transcription factor has translation MGERKILGNINERIKIKLENRNNKIISFVLIIIVLILSSYRTYTIFKTREKDESLRVEEIYKSIDKKFNFLNMTIYDFKISKEFNNYFFEKNKLQNKQYKKLKLFDELKKTNTIYGIIGCSINIIDEEENLVFTSTGTIDKNEYLKNFSQFLKNQNIKRVILKDQEKINIIFKDDNLFDRENIFWLVSLNENDFFSEIKLELDNWYITNKDKLINLGDSNKRLSLSDIEKKKRAKIFIIPYFYEKIIYIPPRINIESIFFNEILKITFIFGILSLLGYLIKYFVVKPIKKLAINLGYMNDTNEKELEYIEHKIQEINLKNKDLEYKISDMRIYQKRKKIKDYLIGLTEKLGIVALEDAKILKIKKYRVIIMEIFDIDSVDNIFNKFNLSKELMMKYFSEDVLCEEIDIDYKSIAFILEDTFTTEELQEIFNCIVTHIERNYSLRFTAAITKGYEDMGDLPQAYRAAKKLLDYKFVFKEKKVIFEELLDDENMNKYYYPIELEAKLILRTLSSNELSVRRTLDEIFDSKNSKEIDKKYLKEFTGLLYNTLGRIFIQLKEMNKDIDIKIFNAEEILQLSQLEKIREKFEEKILEICKYTKVKESSDAESIKIKIEKFLEENYMVDISLDNLADYLGHSFKYTSVLFKKVMGDNFKNYLNVYRLEKAKEFMEYNKDLKIKELAELVGYNSSNTFIRIFRKYEGVSPGKYFGIGEHEE, from the coding sequence TTGGGGGAGAGAAAGATATTAGGAAATATAAATGAAAGAATAAAAATTAAATTAGAAAATAGAAATAATAAAATAATAAGTTTTGTATTAATTATAATAGTTTTAATTTTAAGTAGTTATAGAACGTATACTATTTTTAAAACAAGAGAGAAAGATGAAAGTTTAAGAGTAGAAGAAATTTATAAAAGTATAGATAAAAAGTTTAATTTTTTAAATATGACAATATATGATTTTAAAATTAGCAAAGAATTTAATAATTATTTTTTTGAAAAAAATAAATTACAAAATAAACAATACAAAAAATTAAAGCTTTTTGATGAGTTAAAAAAGACAAATACTATTTATGGAATTATAGGATGTAGTATCAATATTATTGATGAAGAAGAAAATCTTGTTTTTACTTCTACAGGAACAATAGATAAAAATGAGTATTTAAAGAACTTTTCACAGTTTTTAAAGAACCAAAATATAAAGAGAGTCATTTTAAAAGATCAAGAAAAAATAAATATTATTTTTAAAGATGATAATCTTTTTGATAGAGAAAATATTTTCTGGCTAGTTTCATTGAATGAAAATGATTTTTTTTCAGAGATAAAATTAGAGTTAGATAATTGGTATATAACTAATAAAGATAAACTTATTAATTTAGGAGATAGTAATAAAAGATTAAGTCTCAGTGATATTGAAAAGAAAAAAAGAGCAAAAATCTTTATAATACCGTATTTTTATGAAAAGATAATATATATACCTCCTAGAATAAATATTGAATCTATTTTTTTTAATGAAATATTAAAAATAACATTTATTTTTGGAATTTTATCTTTATTAGGATATTTAATAAAATATTTTGTAGTAAAACCAATAAAGAAACTTGCAATAAATTTAGGCTATATGAATGATACTAATGAAAAAGAATTAGAATATATAGAACATAAGATACAAGAGATAAATTTAAAAAATAAAGATTTAGAATATAAAATAAGTGATATGAGAATATATCAAAAGAGAAAAAAAATAAAGGATTATTTGATAGGGCTTACAGAAAAATTAGGAATTGTTGCTTTAGAAGATGCTAAAATTTTAAAGATAAAAAAATATAGGGTAATTATAATGGAGATATTTGACATTGATTCAGTGGATAATATTTTTAATAAGTTTAATCTTTCCAAAGAGTTGATGATGAAATATTTTTCAGAAGATGTTTTATGTGAAGAGATAGATATAGATTATAAAAGTATAGCTTTTATCTTAGAGGATACTTTTACAACTGAGGAATTACAGGAGATATTTAATTGTATTGTAACTCATATAGAAAGAAATTATTCTTTGAGATTTACAGCAGCTATAACAAAAGGCTATGAAGATATGGGAGATCTACCTCAAGCATATAGAGCAGCAAAGAAATTATTGGATTATAAATTTGTTTTTAAAGAGAAAAAAGTTATTTTTGAAGAACTTTTAGATGATGAGAATATGAATAAATACTATTATCCAATCGAATTAGAAGCAAAATTGATTTTAAGAACTCTAAGTTCAAATGAATTAAGTGTAAGAAGAACACTAGATGAAATATTTGATAGTAAAAATAGTAAAGAAATAGATAAAAAATATCTTAAAGAATTTACAGGTCTTTTATATAATACATTGGGACGTATTTTTATTCAATTAAAAGAAATGAATAAAGATATAGATATAAAAATTTTTAATGCTGAAGAGATTTTACAACTGAGTCAATTGGAAAAAATTAGAGAAAAATTTGAAGAAAAGATTTTAGAGATCTGTAAATATACAAAGGTAAAAGAGAGCAGTGATGCTGAAAGTATTAAAATAAAGATAGAAAAATTCTTAGAAGAGAATTATATGGTGGATATTTCTTTGGATAACTTAGCTGATTATTTAGGACACTCTTTTAAATATACAAGTGTATTATTTAAAAAAGTTATGGGAGATAATTTTAAAAACTATTTAAACGTTTATAGATTAGAAAAGGCTAAGGAGTTTATGGAATATAATAAAGATCTAAAAATAAAGGAGTTAGCAGAACTAGTAGGATATAATAGTTCTAATACTTTTATAAGAATTTTTAGAAAATATGAAGGTGTTTCTCCAGGAAAATATTTTGGAATAGGAGAACATGAAGAATAG
- a CDS encoding glycoside hydrolase family 88 protein, translating into MELTKETREKFSQDVELSKETLYSALHEALTKIDRNARTFINTFPRPASTDYVYPGILNAGEWDDWTSGFWTGILWLAYEVTGEKRYRKVASFQTKSYDERITNKVAVNHHDLGFLYTPSVVADYKITGSNLAKEAGIKAATHLMGRFKEKGQFIQAWGELDDPTAYRLIIDCNLNVPLLFWATEATGDPKFREIATKHINTAASVVLREDSSTHHTYYFDPETGKPVKGVTAQGASDNSAWARGQAWGVYGFPLAYSYLKDEKFIDLYKRVTNYFLNHLPADDVCYWDLSFDDLSGEEKDSSAAAIAVCGMLEMDKYLPDSDPDKKIYQNAVKRIMNSLIKNYSTKDMERCNGLLKEAVYSKPHGIGVEECCIWGDYFYMEALVRIMKPEWKKYW; encoded by the coding sequence ATGGAATTAACTAAAGAAACAAGAGAAAAATTTTCACAAGATGTAGAACTATCTAAAGAAACATTATATAGTGCATTACATGAAGCATTAACAAAAATAGATAGAAATGCAAGAACATTTATAAACACTTTCCCAAGACCAGCAAGTACAGATTATGTATATCCTGGAATCTTAAATGCAGGAGAATGGGATGACTGGACAAGCGGATTCTGGACAGGAATTTTATGGCTAGCTTATGAAGTTACAGGAGAAAAGAGATATAGAAAAGTAGCATCTTTCCAAACAAAAAGCTATGATGAAAGAATTACAAATAAAGTGGCAGTAAATCATCACGACTTAGGATTCTTATATACTCCATCAGTTGTAGCTGATTACAAAATAACAGGAAGCAACCTTGCAAAAGAAGCTGGGATTAAAGCTGCAACTCACTTAATGGGAAGATTTAAAGAGAAAGGACAATTTATTCAAGCTTGGGGAGAATTAGATGATCCTACAGCATATAGATTAATAATAGATTGTAACCTAAATGTACCTCTATTATTCTGGGCAACAGAAGCAACTGGAGATCCTAAGTTTAGAGAGATAGCAACTAAACATATAAATACAGCAGCAAGTGTAGTATTAAGAGAGGATAGTTCAACTCACCACACTTATTATTTCGATCCAGAAACAGGAAAACCAGTTAAAGGAGTTACAGCACAAGGTGCATCAGATAATTCAGCTTGGGCAAGAGGACAAGCATGGGGAGTATATGGATTCCCACTAGCATATAGCTATTTAAAAGATGAGAAATTTATAGATCTTTATAAAAGAGTAACAAACTATTTCTTAAATCACTTACCAGCTGACGATGTATGTTACTGGGATTTAAGCTTTGATGATTTATCTGGAGAAGAAAAAGATAGTTCAGCAGCAGCAATAGCAGTTTGTGGAATGTTAGAAATGGATAAATATCTTCCAGATTCAGATCCAGACAAAAAAATCTATCAAAACGCAGTTAAGAGAATAATGAACTCATTAATTAAAAACTACTCAACAAAAGATATGGAAAGATGTAATGGACTTCTTAAAGAAGCTGTTTACAGTAAACCACATGGAATTGGTGTAGAAGAGTGTTGTATATGGGGAGATTACTTCTACATGGAAGCTCTTGTAAGAATAATGAAACCAGAATGGAAAAAATACTGGTAA
- a CDS encoding polysaccharide lyase 8 family protein: MKKILTLILMLTMVATTFSKEVSKNANDYEKIRVKWGEFLTGVTSEDDLLSSEVQKIIQTNEKNAEKSYTQINKKKNKTYFLNEKEDMTNGVQILNSYNAIKNIAKGYATRGTKFYKNEEVKNQIIAGMDWLYDNAYHEGVPEVGNWWQWELGIPKAVNDILVLMADDISKEKRQKYLGATKFFQPDARYSGAGATASYSTTPDKRVSTGGNRTDTAIISFLRGVLLEDKVEVENALEAVTEVGEYVTKGDGFYRDGSFIQHNNVAYNGTYASVLFNGLGSILYLAKDTEFEVKSKKLNNIYEAILNGYGYLFINGGMNDSVSGRAISRNKTSDLSRGRDVVNSLAMLSEGASDEYRVRLQELIKTTIFSNNSFNILEMSGNRTILGILRNIVEDENIKTRNIVGNKIFNSMDRAISKNKDGGAVALSMHSSRIANFETMNGENLKGWFTGDGMTYIYGNDSSAYTEFWPTVDMYHLPGVTNSLKVRGDRSGERRGITTPKAWVGGVYNGEIFVGMDMLSWNKALKVKKSYLFTEDGVVAVYGDSLSSNEGEIHTTIDNRILKNGKLIVNGKEITESTVIENPENMTIMFVGNYPEETIGYRIIDAPKVEIRFEERKGDWKSIGGTDSKEIVKKYITIYINHGKNPKDQKFSYLIFPMFKEEEVKNYNLNSLKLVQSDEKIHAVEDNENRVVRINFWKDLPVKFRNIRSFSTASMIVKENDNGVLIAVSEPTQLMKKNSVFEIDGTYKLEESSSKDIKVTNRNNLTRIEIDLRNNGATETIKLKKVK; this comes from the coding sequence ATGAAAAAAATATTAACACTTATTTTAATGCTAACTATGGTAGCTACTACTTTCTCTAAAGAAGTTAGTAAAAATGCCAATGATTATGAAAAGATAAGAGTAAAATGGGGAGAGTTTTTAACTGGAGTAACTTCAGAAGATGATTTGTTATCTTCTGAAGTACAAAAGATAATTCAAACTAATGAAAAAAATGCTGAAAAATCATATACACAAATAAATAAAAAGAAGAATAAAACATATTTTCTTAATGAAAAAGAAGATATGACAAATGGAGTTCAAATTCTAAATAGCTATAATGCTATAAAAAATATTGCAAAAGGATATGCTACTAGAGGTACAAAGTTTTATAAAAATGAAGAGGTAAAAAATCAAATAATAGCTGGAATGGATTGGCTATATGATAACGCCTATCATGAAGGAGTTCCTGAAGTTGGAAACTGGTGGCAATGGGAATTAGGAATACCTAAGGCAGTAAATGATATTCTTGTTTTAATGGCTGATGATATTTCTAAGGAAAAAAGACAAAAATATTTAGGAGCAACAAAATTTTTTCAACCAGATGCAAGATATAGTGGAGCAGGAGCAACAGCTTCGTATTCAACTACACCAGATAAAAGAGTATCAACAGGTGGAAATAGAACAGATACAGCTATAATATCTTTTTTAAGAGGAGTTCTTTTAGAAGATAAAGTTGAAGTTGAAAATGCTTTAGAAGCAGTTACAGAAGTTGGAGAGTATGTAACTAAAGGAGATGGATTCTATAGAGATGGTTCATTTATTCAACATAATAATGTAGCTTATAATGGAACATATGCTTCAGTATTATTTAATGGATTAGGAAGTATACTTTATTTAGCAAAGGATACAGAATTTGAAGTAAAAAGTAAAAAATTAAATAATATTTATGAAGCTATTTTAAATGGATATGGATATTTATTTATAAATGGTGGAATGAACGATTCAGTTAGTGGAAGAGCAATATCGAGAAATAAGACTAGTGATCTTTCACGTGGAAGAGATGTAGTTAACTCTTTAGCAATGTTGTCAGAAGGGGCAAGTGATGAGTATAGAGTTAGATTACAAGAATTAATAAAAACAACAATTTTCTCTAATAATTCATTTAATATTTTAGAGATGTCAGGTAATAGAACTATACTTGGTATTCTTAGAAATATAGTTGAAGATGAAAATATAAAAACTAGAAATATTGTAGGAAATAAGATATTCAACTCTATGGATAGAGCTATAAGTAAAAATAAAGATGGTGGAGCAGTTGCTCTATCAATGCACTCTTCAAGAATAGCTAATTTTGAAACAATGAATGGTGAAAATCTTAAAGGGTGGTTTACAGGAGATGGAATGACATATATTTATGGAAATGATTCAAGTGCATATACTGAATTTTGGCCAACTGTGGATATGTATCATCTACCTGGGGTAACAAATAGCTTAAAAGTTAGAGGAGATAGATCAGGGGAAAGAAGAGGGATTACTACACCAAAAGCTTGGGTTGGTGGAGTATACAACGGAGAAATTTTTGTAGGAATGGATATGCTTTCATGGAATAAAGCATTAAAAGTAAAAAAATCTTATCTATTTACAGAAGATGGAGTTGTTGCTGTATATGGAGATTCACTTTCATCTAATGAGGGAGAGATTCATACAACAATAGATAACAGAATTTTAAAAAATGGAAAATTAATAGTAAATGGTAAGGAGATAACAGAATCAACAGTTATAGAAAATCCTGAAAATATGACCATAATGTTTGTAGGAAACTATCCTGAAGAAACTATTGGATATAGAATAATAGATGCTCCAAAAGTAGAAATCAGATTTGAGGAAAGAAAAGGAGATTGGAAATCTATTGGTGGTACAGACAGTAAAGAAATAGTTAAAAAATATATTACTATCTATATAAATCATGGCAAAAATCCAAAAGATCAAAAATTTAGTTATCTAATTTTCCCAATGTTTAAAGAGGAAGAGGTTAAAAATTATAATTTAAACTCATTGAAATTAGTTCAAAGTGATGAAAAGATTCATGCTGTTGAAGATAATGAAAATAGAGTAGTCAGAATAAACTTCTGGAAAGATCTTCCAGTTAAATTTAGAAATATTAGATCTTTCTCAACTGCATCAATGATTGTAAAAGAAAATGATAATGGAGTTCTAATTGCTGTAAGTGAGCCAACTCAACTGATGAAAAAAAATTCAGTTTTTGAGATAGATGGTACTTATAAATTAGAAGAAAGCAGCAGTAAAGATATAAAAGTAACAAATAGGAATAATCTAACAAGAATAGAAATAGATTTAAGAAACAATGGAGCAACAGAAACAATAAAATTAAAAAAAGTTAAATAA